A window of Roseiflexus castenholzii DSM 13941 genomic DNA:
AGGGGTGGATTTCAACTCTTATTGTACCATTGTAGTGGCAGGGATATCAATGTGGTGTTAGGATGTTTTCGTGGCGAGTAACCATTTCTTCACCGGATGTGGCGAAGCTGCGCATGCGCCCGTGCGAACGATATGGTAAAGTAATGACACTCCACATTCATGCATGCTGCACCATATCTTCGGCGGACGACAAGGACGTGAACTGGATGACGCCGGAAGGCGAGAGGAACCGTAGTGTCATGACAGGAGGTGATCGTATGGTTGAGCGCGTGGAAGCGCCGATTGCTGCAACGTTGCGCAACGGCCAGGCAGTGACGATTCGCCCGCTCGCTGAGCATGATCGCGAGGCGTTACTCCAGTTTGGTCGTTCGCTGCCGGATGATGACTGGCTCTACCTTGAGACCGATCTTCACAATCCTGACATCATTGATCGACTGGTCAATGCATACGCGGCAGAGAATTGGCGTCAGTTCGTCGCAGTAACGGAGATTGGCGAGATTGTCGGCTACAGTGCGGTGCGGCGTTTGCCCGGATGGTCGAGCCACGTCGGTGATATTCATCTGATTGTGCGCAAAGATTATCGTCGCTGTGGGCTTGGCACTGCAATGGCGCAGGCGATTTTCGATGCAGCCCGCGATTTGGGGGTGGCAAAGGTGATCGTTGAGATTTTGCAGGAACAGACGAGCGGCATTGCGATCTTCGAGCGCCTGGGGTTTAAGATTGAAGGCACGTTCAGCGATCACGCGCGTGACCACGCTGGCAGGCGCCATCATCTGTACATTCTTGCCTATCATATCATCTGATACCTCCAGACGTCACAGTTCTTTGCGCGGTCTGTGACGTCTGAACCGCCATGGAGATCTCCCTCGCCGACCTGCAAACCTATCGCGGCGCTGCACCTGATGAGGCGGTTGTTGTCGTTGATGTGTTGCGATCATTTACGACTGCCGCCTATCTGTTTCGCGCTGGCGTTCGTGCGCTTCTCCTTGCAGCAACCCCTGACGAAGCCCGCTCTCTGGTGCGTCGTTTCCCTTTAGCCGCAACGGTCGGCGCAGTTCCCGGCGGTTTCCCGATTGACGGGTTCGACTTTGGTAATTCACCCGCTGCTCTGCGCAATGTCTGCCTGACCGGTCGGGAGGGCGTGCTCTGTACGGCTGGCGGTGTGCGGGGGGCAACCGTCGCCCGGCAGGCTGCCGTGTTGCTTGGCGGTTCGCTGGTGTGCGCCGCTGCAACTGCGAACCTGCTGCGGCGCCTCGATCCGCCGCGTGTCACCCTCCTGCTTACCGGGATCTATGCCGATCGTGATGGCGATGAGGATATCGCCTGTGCTGAATACATTATGGCGCATTTGCGAGATCAAGCGCCCGACCCGGCGCCCTTCGAGCGGCGCGTGCGCGAGTCGACCTTTGGCAGGCGCTTCGGCGATCCTGCCTATCCCCATCTTTCGCAGGCGGATATGGACCTCTGCGCGCAGGCGGATGTATTCGACTTTGCAATGCCGATTGTGCGTCGGGAGGGGATGATGCTGGTCGTGCAGGAGGGAAGATGGCGCGCGTGAAAACGGTTGACGCAAAAAACGCAAAGGTGTAATACCAATGACGATTGACGATGCCGCATGCGTGTCATTCCGAGCCCTTCGCTTCGCTCAGGGTAAACTCAGCGCGGAATCTGCGCGGGTCGCGCCCGACCCCTCGCGCTACTCGGGGTGACCATGCCGGATGGTCACAGGTCATTGGTATAACGTGCTATGGATGGAGGTCTGCATGTCAGGGTACAATAGCGTGATGTGTGTTGCGCCTGGGCTGAAGACTGCGTGAAAGGCTCAGAAACGATGACCAACCGGTATGCAGACTGGTTTCGACAGGCTGAGGCGGACCTGCGCCATGCCCGGAATGCACTGGAAGACGGCGATTATGAATGGAGTTGCTTTGCCGCCCAGCAGGCTGCGGAAAAAGCCCTTAAGTCCTTGTTTCAGCGGTTGGGGAGGGAGGCATGGGGTCATACGCTCACAGTGCTGATCGGCAATCTGCCGCCAGACATCCAGACGCCGCCCGAACTGGTGGAACATTGTCGCATCCTGGACAAACATTACATTCCTACCCGGTATCCAAACGGTTTTGCCTCTGGCGCGCCAACTGATTTTTACACGCAGAGGGAAGCCGAAGATGCTGTCCGATATGCGGAGGCCATCCTTGAGTTCTGTCGTCATCAAATCAGTTGATCGAGCACGTGTCGAGCAGGCTGTCAGGGAGTATGCGGCTCGCCTGTTTGCAGCACATCCGGAGATTGAGCGCATCATCTGGTTCGGCTCGTGGATCAACGGCATTCCCAGTCCCGGAAGCGATGTTGACCTGTGCCTGATCCTCTCCTCAACGGATAAGCCGATGCACGAACGCGCCGTCGGCTTTCTGCCGGTTGGCTTCCCGGTGGGCGTTGATCTGTTCGTCTATACGCGTGCTGAGTTTGAGCGTCTCCAGGCGGAATACCCCGGCTGGTTCCGGGCGATTGCTTCCGGCAGAGATCTGGCGGCGTCCTGATCTGCGTTTCTCCAAGCCTTGCTATGATGCTTTGCTGTGCCGAATTGCGATGCCGTCATGTGGAAAGCGTCATGGAGGAAATAGACGATTCTGGATTCTGCCGTAGACTGAGATGAGAACATAAGCGGTTTCTGCAAGAACATTATCGCTGATGAGCAGGTGTTCTTAACCGTCGATGATCGGTGCAGCCGGCGTTGCCAGATCCGACGGCTCTCCGGTGGGATACCGCACCATCAGGCTGGTGTCCGGCAATCCGCTCATCAGGCGTTCTCTTCCGGCAGAACTTCCTTCTGGCGGGTAGCCGTTTCCCAGGCGAGCGTGCGCGCCTCTGCCCGGGATTCGCTGCCGACGCTGGTCTTGATGGGCGTTGCCAGGCTCCCTTTCAGTGATTGATCATGCTTAGGAGAAATGAAGTACATTCACCAGACGCGGGAGAG
This region includes:
- a CDS encoding GNAT family N-acetyltransferase → MVERVEAPIAATLRNGQAVTIRPLAEHDREALLQFGRSLPDDDWLYLETDLHNPDIIDRLVNAYAAENWRQFVAVTEIGEIVGYSAVRRLPGWSSHVGDIHLIVRKDYRRCGLGTAMAQAIFDAARDLGVAKVIVEILQEQTSGIAIFERLGFKIEGTFSDHARDHAGRRHHLYILAYHII
- a CDS encoding HEPN domain-containing protein, whose product is MTNRYADWFRQAEADLRHARNALEDGDYEWSCFAAQQAAEKALKSLFQRLGREAWGHTLTVLIGNLPPDIQTPPELVEHCRILDKHYIPTRYPNGFASGAPTDFYTQREAEDAVRYAEAILEFCRHQIS
- a CDS encoding nucleotidyltransferase domain-containing protein — translated: MSSVVIKSVDRARVEQAVREYAARLFAAHPEIERIIWFGSWINGIPSPGSDVDLCLILSSTDKPMHERAVGFLPVGFPVGVDLFVYTRAEFERLQAEYPGWFRAIASGRDLAAS
- a CDS encoding 2-phosphosulfolactate phosphatase translates to MEISLADLQTYRGAAPDEAVVVVDVLRSFTTAAYLFRAGVRALLLAATPDEARSLVRRFPLAATVGAVPGGFPIDGFDFGNSPAALRNVCLTGREGVLCTAGGVRGATVARQAAVLLGGSLVCAAATANLLRRLDPPRVTLLLTGIYADRDGDEDIACAEYIMAHLRDQAPDPAPFERRVRESTFGRRFGDPAYPHLSQADMDLCAQADVFDFAMPIVRREGMMLVVQEGRWRA